One window of the Anolis carolinensis isolate JA03-04 unplaced genomic scaffold, rAnoCar3.1.pri scaffold_17, whole genome shotgun sequence genome contains the following:
- the LOC134294569 gene encoding zinc finger protein 850-like: MEEKPYTCLECGKSFSWRSNLLLHERTHTGEKPFKCPECEKSFTHSSGLYSHLRTHTGEKPFKCPECGQSFTGSSGLRSHQRTHTGEKPFKCPECGQSFTESSVLRSHQRTHTGEKPFKCPECGQSFAHNGSLHSHQRTHTGEKPYNCLECGQSFTQKGHLDSHQRTHTGEKPYNCLECGQRFAFSSNLRSHQRTHTGEKPYNCLECGQSFARSSGLRSHQGTHTGEKPYKCLECGQSYTRSSGLRLHQRTHTGEKPYKCLECGQSYTCSSGLRSHQRTHTGEKPYNCLECGQSFAQKGHLHRHQRTHTWEKPYNCLECGQSFARSSNLRSHQRTHTGEKPYKCLECGQSYTCSSGLRSHQWTHTGEKPYKCLECGQSFVCSSGLRSHQRTHTGEEPYNCLECGQSFARKGSLHRHQRTHTGEKPYKCLECGQSFVCSSGLRSHQRTHTGEKPYKCLECGQSFAFSSNLRSHQRTHTGEKPYNCLECGQSFTHSSGLRSHQRTHTGEKPYKCLECGQSFTQKGHLRSHQRTHTGEKPYNCLECGQSFTHSSGLRSHQRTHTGEKPYKCLECGQSFTQKGHLRSHQRTHTGEKPYNCLECGQSFARSSGLRRHQRTHTGEKP; the protein is encoded by the coding sequence atggaggagaaaccctatacatgccttgagtgtggaaagagcttcagttggaGGAGCAATCTGCTActgcatgaaaggactcacactggggagaaaccttttaaatgcccggagtgtgaaaagagcttcactcatagttcaggcctataTTCACAtctaaggactcacactggggagaaaccttttaaatgcccggagtgtggacagagcttcactgggagttcaggtctacgttcacatcaaaggactcacactggggagaaaccttttaaatgcccggagtgtggacagagcttcactgagagttcagttctacgttcacatcaaaggactcacactggggagaaaccttttaaatgcccggagtgtggacagagctttgctcataatggaagtctacattcacatcaaagaactcacactggggagaaaccctataactgcctggagtgtggacagagctttactcaaaaGGGACACTtagattcacatcaaaggactcacactggggagaaaccctataactgcctggagtgtggacagagattTGCTTTTAgttcaaatctacgttcacatcaaagaactcacactggggagaaaccctataactgcctggagtgtggacagagctttgctcgtagttcaggactacgttcacatcaaggaactcacactggggagaaaccctataaatgcctggagtgtggacagagctatactcgtagttcaggactacgtttacatcaaagaactcacactggggagaaaccctataaatgcctggagtgtggacaaagctatACTTGTAGTTCAGgattacgttcacatcaaaggactcacactggggagaaaccctataactgcctggagtgtggacaaagctttgctcagaagggacacttacatagacatcaaagaactcacacctgggagaaaccctataactgcctggagtgtggacagagctttgctcgtagttcaaatctacgttcacatcaaagaactcacactggggagaaaccctataaatgcctggagtgtggacaaagctatACTTGTAGTTCAGGATTACGTTCACATcaatggactcacactggggagaaaccatataaatgcctggagtgtggacagagctttgtttgtagttcaggactacgttcacatcaaagaactcacactggggaggaaccctataactgcctggagtgtggacagagctttgctcggaagggaagcttacatagacatcaaaggactcacactggggagaaaccatataaatgcctggagtgtggacagagctttgtttgtagttcaggactacgttcacatcaaagaactcacactggggagaaaccatataaatgcctggagtgtggacagagctttgcttttagttcaaatctacgttcacatcaaaggactcacactggggagaaaccctataactgcctggagtgtggacagagcttcactcatagttcaggactacgttcccatcaaaggactcacactggggagaaaccctataaatgcctggagtgtggacagagcttcactcagaagggacacttacgttcccatcaaaggactcacactggggagaaaccctataactgcctggagtgtggacagagcttcactcatagttcaggactacgttcccatcaaaggactcacactggggagaaaccctataaatgcctggagtgtggacagagcttcactcagaagggacacttacgttcccatcaaaggactcacactggggagaaaccctataactgcctggagtgtggacagagctttgctcgtagttcaggactacgtagacatcaaaggacccacactggggaaaaaccatag